The stretch of DNA AATTGTTGCATGATTCCATAACAGAAAAGCTTAAGCGagttatccaaaaaaaaaaagtttcaataaatacaGGGCCAAATAAGAAAATTGGCACTCTTCTCAATTATTGTTCACGACTGAGCCGCTTCAGCTTGTTGCAAAAACTGTTGTTCCAAGCGATTTCAGAAATATCCATGGCCCCAAAGATTCAGAGCCAAATATTGCACAACCGACAAACAGAAAAGAACTATTGCCATGGTTGAAGCATAAACCTGAAACAAAGCAGATGTAAGAAATTTGGAAGGTTTGTTTCAGGTTGATAAGCTCAAAATAAACCCACAACACTAAGTGACATAGTCAAAGTAAACATCTGAGTCAGAACCAGAATAAATAGGAAATTGCACAAAAATGCACACAGAAACAGAAGAATTGCTGAAAGCAAGAATGACAAAGCAAGTGAACCAGGTATAGAAATGTTCATGGCTGATGTTGGAAACTCCCCTACCCCCAAACCAACTCATCACTTCCAAACCAAAATGGGTGTCATCCTCCTAGACCCTCTTGTTCAATTCATCAATATATCCTTTCCTATCGATCAATCTGGTTCTAAAAGAGATGacaaaatactttaaaaaaaggtaaaaaaaagacatgaaatGAACTCCCAATGACACTAAATAAAGCCTGGCAACAGCTCCATCACATAAatttaggccctgtttggattgtAAGATGGTCTCACaccccatctcatctcatctcaacatccaaacactacaagcacaaacactttttcaattaaaaatattcaacttttttttttttgataagtaaaaaatattcaactttttcatctaatcattaaaaattttccaaacttccaaacaaaacacaaaaaataattcaaaattttcaaatcccgaaataaaaataatattctaataatattttcactttataatatttttattcaactttttctctctcttgtcccaaaaccccataaaatatctttactcaaactatttcattactattctcaaatttctcaactcatttcatctcaatattcaaatgaggccttaatcaattctatttgtttgaaaaatatttgttgtcataaataaaaaaatgatcttCTAAGAGATGTCATATTCTAAGAGTCTTGAACGAttaattctacatataactgTGAAGTATGTAAATGccgcataatcgttttgaaaaagagtggagtctactattaaaaaattattttttttcatgtaggtcccatgttttatttacttttttcaaagcgattacgcggcgattgcacaattcacagttgcaaatatattttctcttataagtATGATTACTTCCCATAAAAATTCAAAGCAGCCAATTTTCATAAGCATGTCCAAAAGCTGATCTTGGGAATGATACGGCTGAAATATTTGAAAGTAGAATGGCACACAAAACTGAAGGATCAAAAGGGAGAATAGAAACTATACAGTTACATGTTACCTCAATCAGCTCGACTTAACATGCACCTCGATAATGTCATTATCCTCCATACCAAGGCCATCAGGGGTTGCTGTTGGGTTTATTTTATCCCCATCAAAACTAAATGCTAATTTCTGTATGTCGAGCTTAACTCTATCTGCATACATTTTGAAGAGCCGCCCAAAGTTGTCATCCTGTGGGATTAAAAGAAATCCACTCACAATGTGTAATTGTTGAATTCCTTGACAGTATAATACATAAAACGTACAGCCAAAAAAGGAATGGAAAAAGGTAccatttaaacacaaaataaattcgTATATTCTTGTATGAATATCCAGAATGAAGAAATATAAACATTTAGCACCAAAACTAAATAACTggtgaaaaaattgaatacagaAGAGGGACTTCACTAACTAAAgcaattatattgattttaaacCACCAAAAGCAGTTCAATGGCTCATTGGCAGTAAGGTTCTTtattaccgataaaaaaaatttgattttaaaccaCTGTATGATTTAATAAAATCAGAATTATGCTTCATATCACGCTGACTTCAGCCCTATGACTCGTCAACCCAAACATTTTCCACCAGTAAGTATTGGAAAGTATTACGAACATTACAGTTAATTTACcttattgaaattgaaatatttatagttttttctaTTGGAAACTGATTGACAGATTTGGGCAATAATCCAGGAAAATAGCAGAGAAGTAAGTGCATTGAAAAAAGCTGAACTTTCCTTACATAGTACTGATAATAAATGAGGCAATAATGATTGAGACAATAATTCCAAAATCCTAGCATGAAGATATACCATGTATATGCGAAATTGTTTCAGCCCATCCTTGTCCTGAATAGAAATAACTATCTTAACTCTTTCACAGGAAGGCTTTGATGGTTGGTCAGAGACAGCCTCCAGAGAGGACTGCCTTGAATTCCCGAGTTCTCTTTTTGCAGACTCCTCCACAGCTCGCAACAAATCTTCAGCTGATTGTGCAAATGACACGAGCTCTTGCTTTTTTAACCTATATCCAAGGATAAACTTTAAATGGCAAAAATGGGAAGGAGTGAGTGTTAATAAaaccagaaaaacaaaataaaataagtcctaATGACTTTTTTCTTGACGAAGTGCTTGATTAAATAGCGTAGAATTTATAATATTGCTACCAGATAATATATAAAGTATGGCTTGATCAATGTTCATGACTTGAATGTCTACAATGGGTACAATTCTTGCAACCATAGGATGGTTGACATCATCCCAAAAGCACTTCACGTTACGTGTTAACATCTCTCAACATCATCTAGATACCAAAAACTACATGGAATACAGATGCAGGTAATTAACAGAATGTTACTTCACAGCATTAAAATTTAAGCTTTACTTTTCGATGGAGACATTGTGACTTCACGAAAAACATCCAGATTTCATTGACATTATAAACAAAGCTAATTCAAATCCCCATTCTCTTCATGAGGCATGGACTGGAATTAAATTCTAATTGGCATAGATATTTGGCCTGTGGTGCACGGATGCAATGTTTAAATGAAGTAGCATTTTAGAAGATGAGAgaatctacttataaaaaagagcGAGATAATCATTTCTCCTTTCGAACCCCCATTCGATGTGGAAGAGAACAATGAGAATGGAGGaaataaacaacaaatgagaTATAAGGTTTGGGAGATCTTCCCGTGCAATTTCTTCTTGTAGCTGAAGTATATAGAGTTAATTGAAACCCTATATGGACTTATGTGTATACCTTAACTTCGTTATGGTAGAATCCTCTCCAACAATCTTCTGAATATCCCTCGTAACCTTTGGTGGAGGTGCTAGCCAATCCAAATCGTCCTTTTTGTCACCGTTCCCGATTTGTATGACCTTCGCATTTTCCTCCACATCCTCAACAACCTACCCccccacccacacacacacacaaaaaaaaaaaaaaaaaaaaaccattacaaTCATCAAATAAACTTCAGCGTACGATTCTCTCTAAGCAATTCAATACTCACACTATCACCACGTACACGCACATGTAGGTacatcaaaaacaaaaagaaaatcttacaACAGGTTCGGAAATCTTCCTCCGTTTTGGAAAGAAAGCTGGAGATGCATccgcatcatcatcatctgccgGAAAAAGGGTGAAAACGGTGAtagaaagagaataaaatttcaaatttcacgGTTCAATTGCTTCCATCACCATAAAACACAGTAAATAAGGCTCAGCAGAGCTAAAATCCCATTTTAACGACAGGTATTAAACAATTAAGCACGTAAAATTCAAGACTTTTAATGATCGCACCAATTCCTAAGCTGCCTCGGCAACCAaacaaatgataaaaagatgAGAGCCGAAAAGGATTgcgtgaaaaaaataataatctgaaAGGAGTAGGAACCCACCTTCGAGGCACACGCAATTGAGAGGCTGAACGCGGCTGTAATCGAACAAGGGCTCAAATTCTTCAGTGGAATCCGGCTGAAAATCAAAACGCAGAGTtacgagagggagagagagataaacCCTAGGTTAATGAAGGTTAGAGATTACAACTGAAAGCCACTAGAAGCGTAAGAGAGGGAGGCTCACCATTGTAGAGTTGTGGTAGAAGCAGCTATGGCTTGGCTCCGcgatattttattcttttcaaatgtGTCCCGCCGGGCACCTTAAGTTTTTGTCATTTTAATAAGAAGTTGATTCGTGAAGCTCATCCGAGATATGGGCTTTATCTTATTTAAAGCCCATTGAACGTGAACGGATAAGCCTAGGGAACAAATCTAGGCCCGATACTGAACCAAAGCCCATATTAAATCTCATGGGCTGatcttattacttaatttgacaTTAAATCTCATGGGCTGATCTTATTAAAAGCCCATCATCTGAACGGATAAGCAACGAGAACAAAATCTAGGCCCAATATGCATGCCAAAGCCCATATTAGTGTTTTCCCCCTCATTTTAACATTAAGGACTCATTtgaattgagagatgagatgagttgagatgaattgtaaatagtagtaaaatttatgagttaaaatttatgaatagtagtgagatgaatctctcaatccaaaccaactctaaaacttcaattttcaattttttatttttaaaatccaaGTTCTGGTCTTAAAATT from Juglans microcarpa x Juglans regia isolate MS1-56 chromosome 3S, Jm3101_v1.0, whole genome shotgun sequence encodes:
- the LOC121256880 gene encoding uncharacterized protein LOC121256880, which codes for MPDSTEEFEPLFDYSRVQPLNCVCLEDDDDADASPAFFPKRRKISEPVVVEDVEENAKVIQIGNGDKKDDLDWLAPPPKVTRDIQKIVGEDSTITKLRLKKQELVSFAQSAEDLLRAVEESAKRELGNSRQSSLEAVSDQPSKPSCERVKIVISIQDKDGLKQFRIYMDDNFGRLFKMYADRVKLDIQKLAFSFDGDKINPTATPDGLGMEDNDIIEVHVKSS